Proteins encoded together in one Streptomyces umbrinus window:
- a CDS encoding ABC transporter ATP-binding protein, whose translation MNPEVLLSVRDLHVSIGAVEAVRGLSFDVRKGEVLAVVGESGAGKSLTARALLGMPPQRATVTGSVRMEPYELVGAPRSVRAALWGRQLALVPQDALSALSPVHRVSDQLAAAVRSVDGVSRNEAQARAMTALEEVGIPADRTRAYPHEFSGGMRQRAVIAMALLHSPALVIADEPTTAQDPETQRRLLDLLTHRSEATGTTLVLITHDLPMVREHADRVLVMYAGRLAEEGPVEEVFTHPRAPYTAGLLASAPLQGRGAVPTCGSAAGRDRPQRTRRRRLPSIPGTPPNPTALPPGCAFAPRCPLADATRCATAHPEPETHNNRTVACHHWRELPANPAELFLESV comes from the coding sequence TTGAACCCCGAAGTCCTCCTCTCCGTCCGGGACCTGCACGTCTCCATCGGCGCGGTGGAAGCCGTGCGCGGCCTCTCCTTCGACGTGCGCAAGGGTGAAGTCCTCGCCGTGGTGGGCGAGTCGGGCGCGGGCAAGTCCCTGACGGCCCGAGCACTGCTCGGCATGCCACCACAGCGGGCGACGGTGACGGGCAGCGTGCGGATGGAGCCGTACGAGCTGGTGGGCGCCCCTCGTTCCGTACGCGCCGCCCTCTGGGGCCGCCAACTCGCCCTGGTCCCGCAGGACGCACTCTCGGCGCTCTCCCCCGTGCACCGGGTCTCCGACCAACTCGCCGCCGCCGTACGGTCCGTGGACGGGGTCTCCCGCAACGAGGCGCAGGCCCGGGCGATGACCGCGCTGGAGGAGGTGGGCATCCCCGCGGACCGGACCCGGGCCTACCCGCACGAGTTCTCGGGCGGCATGCGCCAACGGGCCGTCATCGCCATGGCGTTGCTCCACTCCCCCGCCCTCGTGATCGCCGACGAACCGACCACGGCCCAGGACCCGGAGACCCAACGCCGGCTCCTCGACCTCCTGACCCACCGCAGCGAGGCCACAGGCACGACCCTGGTCCTGATCACCCACGACCTCCCCATGGTCCGCGAACACGCCGACCGAGTACTGGTCATGTACGCGGGCCGCCTGGCCGAGGAGGGCCCGGTGGAGGAGGTGTTCACCCACCCCCGAGCGCCGTACACGGCGGGCTTGCTGGCATCGGCGCCCCTTCAGGGGCGCGGGGCTGTGCCGACTTGCGGCTCCGCCGCGGGGCGCGACCGGCCACAACGAACCCGCAGACGCAGACTCCCCTCAATCCCAGGCACCCCACCCAACCCCACCGCCCTCCCCCCAGGCTGCGCCTTCGCCCCCCGCTGCCCCCTCGCGGACGCGACCCGGTGCGCTACGGCCCACCCCGAGCCGGAGACGCACAACAACCGCACCGTGGCCTGCCACCACTGGCGCGAACTCCCCGCCAACCCCGCCGAGTTGTTCCTGGAGTCGGTGTGA
- a CDS encoding ATP-binding cassette domain-containing protein, which translates to MNPLLDVRDLVVRHGPRTTVDHISFDVAPGETLGLVGPSGCGKSSTAMAVLQLRRPAGGEVWFDGHELTSLNEKQLRPLRPAMQPVFQDPYGSLGPRHRIRDAIAEPLRVQGSWDRTTGPARVAELLEQVGLDLSLGDRRPHELSGGQCQRAGIARALACEPKLLVLDEPVSALDPSLRAGVLNLLAELQERLDLGYLFICHDLALVRHFCDRVAEMREGRIVRTTPAAPPSPPRSPAATPR; encoded by the coding sequence GTGAACCCTCTGCTGGACGTACGCGACCTGGTCGTGCGCCACGGCCCCCGCACCACCGTGGACCACATATCCTTCGACGTCGCCCCCGGCGAAACCCTCGGCCTGGTCGGCCCCTCGGGCTGCGGCAAGTCGTCCACAGCCATGGCCGTACTGCAACTGCGCCGCCCGGCCGGCGGCGAAGTATGGTTCGACGGCCACGAGTTGACCTCACTGAACGAGAAGCAGCTGCGCCCGCTCAGACCGGCGATGCAGCCCGTGTTCCAGGACCCGTACGGATCGCTCGGCCCCCGCCACCGCATCCGCGACGCCATCGCGGAACCCCTGCGCGTACAGGGGAGTTGGGACCGGACGACCGGCCCCGCGCGCGTGGCCGAGCTGCTGGAGCAGGTCGGCCTCGACCTGTCACTCGGCGACCGGCGCCCGCACGAACTCTCCGGCGGTCAGTGCCAACGCGCCGGAATCGCCCGTGCGTTGGCCTGCGAGCCGAAGCTCCTGGTGCTCGACGAACCGGTCTCCGCACTCGACCCGTCCCTGCGTGCGGGGGTCCTCAACCTCCTGGCCGAGCTGCAGGAACGCCTGGACCTCGGCTACCTGTTCATCTGCCACGACCTGGCACTCGTACGCCACTTCTGCGACCGCGTCGCGGAGATGCGCGAGGGCAGGATCGTCAGGACGACTCCGGCAGCGCCCCCGTCCCCGCCGCGATCACCCGCCGCAACCCCTCGGTGA
- a CDS encoding TetR/AcrR family transcriptional regulator, protein MGHREDLLEGAKRCLLEKGFVRTTARDIVKESGTNLASIGYHYGSKDALLAEAYVSIVEGLSDDFDAGGSATASTEPGSLERFQEVWSNVIGTMQGPGSVWHLSMEIVVMGDKVPGVRDHLAKAQREGARGIIPLLMGGLEEDVPERDVDTLGKFYMTLMMGLIAQWTFDPETAASAEELTEGLRRVIAAGTGALPESS, encoded by the coding sequence ATGGGACATCGTGAGGATCTGCTCGAAGGCGCCAAGCGCTGCCTGCTGGAGAAGGGCTTCGTGCGCACGACGGCCCGCGACATCGTCAAGGAGTCGGGGACGAACCTGGCGTCGATCGGCTACCACTACGGGTCGAAGGACGCGCTGCTCGCGGAGGCCTACGTCTCCATCGTCGAGGGGCTGTCCGACGACTTCGACGCGGGCGGGAGCGCCACGGCGAGCACGGAGCCGGGGTCCCTGGAGCGGTTCCAGGAGGTGTGGTCGAACGTCATCGGGACCATGCAGGGGCCCGGTTCGGTGTGGCATCTCAGCATGGAGATCGTGGTCATGGGCGACAAGGTGCCCGGCGTGCGCGATCACTTGGCCAAGGCCCAGCGCGAAGGGGCACGCGGCATCATCCCGCTGCTGATGGGCGGGCTGGAGGAGGACGTGCCGGAGAGGGACGTCGACACCCTGGGCAAGTTCTACATGACCCTGATGATGGGGCTCATCGCGCAGTGGACCTTCGACCCCGAGACCGCGGCCAGTGCGGAGGAACTCACCGAGGGGTTGCGGCGGGTGATCGCGGCGGGGACGGGGGCGCTGCCGGAGTCGTCCTGA
- the serA gene encoding phosphoglycerate dehydrogenase, with amino-acid sequence MSSKPVVLIAEELSPATVDALGPDFEIRHANGADRAELLPAIADVDAILIRSATKVDAEAIAAASKLKVVARAGVGLDNVDVSAATKAGVMVVNAPTSNIVTAAELACGLLLASARHIPQANTALKNGEWKRSKYTGVELAEKTLGVVGLGRIGALVAQRMSAFGMKVVAYDPYVQPARAAQMGVKVLSLDELLEVSDFITVHLPKTPETVGLIGDEALHKVKPSVRIVNAARGGIVDEAALYSALKEGRVAGAGLDVYAKEPCTDSPLFELDEVVCTPHLGASTDEAQEKAGISVARSVRLALAGELVPDAVNVQGGVIAEDVKPGLPLAEKLGRIFTALAGEVAVRLDVEVYGEITQHDVKVLELSALKGVFEDVVDETVSYVNAPLFAQERGVEVRLTTSSESSDHRNVVTVRGTLGDGQEVSVSGTLAGPKHHQKIVAVGEYDVDLALADHMVVLNYTDRPGVVGTLGRILGEAGINIAGMQVARADVGGEALAVLTVDDTVPQTVLTELAEEIGATQARSVNLV; translated from the coding sequence GTGAGCTCGAAACCTGTCGTACTCATCGCTGAAGAGCTGTCGCCCGCGACCGTCGACGCCCTGGGCCCGGACTTCGAGATCCGGCATGCGAACGGCGCGGACCGCGCCGAACTGCTGCCCGCCATCGCCGACGTCGACGCGATCCTGATCCGTTCCGCGACGAAGGTCGATGCCGAGGCCATCGCCGCCGCGAGCAAGCTGAAGGTCGTCGCACGAGCCGGCGTCGGCCTGGACAACGTCGATGTGTCCGCCGCCACCAAGGCCGGCGTGATGGTCGTCAACGCCCCCACCTCGAACATCGTGACCGCCGCCGAGCTGGCCTGTGGTCTGCTCCTGGCCTCCGCGCGTCACATCCCGCAGGCCAACACCGCCCTCAAGAACGGTGAGTGGAAGCGCTCCAAGTACACCGGTGTCGAGCTCGCGGAGAAGACCCTCGGTGTCGTGGGTCTGGGCCGCATCGGCGCGCTGGTCGCCCAGCGCATGTCGGCCTTCGGCATGAAGGTCGTCGCCTACGACCCGTACGTACAGCCCGCCCGGGCCGCGCAGATGGGCGTCAAGGTCCTGTCGCTGGACGAGCTGCTCGAGGTCTCCGACTTCATCACCGTGCACCTGCCCAAGACGCCCGAGACCGTCGGTCTCATCGGCGACGAGGCGCTGCACAAGGTCAAGCCGTCGGTGCGGATCGTCAACGCCGCGCGCGGCGGGATCGTCGACGAGGCCGCGCTGTACTCCGCGCTCAAGGAGGGCCGCGTCGCCGGCGCCGGCCTCGACGTGTACGCGAAGGAGCCCTGCACGGACTCCCCGCTCTTCGAGCTCGACGAGGTCGTCTGCACCCCGCACCTCGGTGCCTCCACGGACGAGGCGCAGGAGAAGGCCGGTATCTCCGTCGCCCGCTCGGTGCGCCTCGCGCTCGCCGGTGAGCTGGTCCCGGACGCGGTGAACGTCCAGGGCGGCGTCATCGCCGAGGACGTCAAGCCGGGTCTGCCGCTCGCCGAGAAGCTCGGCCGCATCTTCACCGCCCTCGCGGGCGAGGTCGCGGTCCGCCTCGATGTCGAGGTGTACGGCGAGATCACCCAGCACGACGTCAAGGTGCTCGAACTCTCCGCGCTCAAGGGCGTGTTCGAGGACGTCGTCGACGAGACCGTGTCGTACGTGAACGCTCCGCTGTTCGCGCAGGAGCGTGGCGTCGAGGTGCGGCTGACCACGAGCTCGGAGTCCTCGGACCACCGGAACGTGGTGACCGTGCGCGGCACGCTCGGTGACGGCCAGGAGGTGTCGGTCTCCGGCACGCTCGCCGGGCCCAAGCACCACCAGAAGATCGTCGCGGTCGGCGAGTACGACGTGGATCTGGCGCTCGCCGACCACATGGTCGTCCTCAACTACACCGACCGTCCCGGTGTCGTCGGCACCCTCGGCCGGATCCTGGGCGAGGCGGGCATCAACATCGCGGGTATGCAGGTCGCCCGTGCGGACGTGGGTGGCGAGGCGCTTGCTGTGCTGACCGTGGATGACACGGTTCCGCAGACTGTGCTTACTGAGCTGGCGGAGGAGATCGGAGCCACTCAGGCTCGGTCGGTCAACCTGGTCTGA
- the ilvC gene encoding ketol-acid reductoisomerase, whose translation MAELFYDDDADLSIIQGRKVAVIGYGSQGHAHALSLRDSGVDVRVGLHEGSKSKAKAEEQGLRVVTPSEAAAEADVIMILVPDPIQAQVYEESIKDNLNDGDALFFGHGLNIRFGFIKPPAGIDVCMVAPKGPGHLVRRQYEEGRGVPCIAAVEQDATGNGFPLALSYAKGIGGTRAGVIKTTFTEETETDLFGEQAVLCGGTAALVKAGFETLTEAGYQPEIAYFECLHELKLIVDLMYEGGLEKMRWSVSETAEWGDYITGPRIITDATKAEMKKVLGEIQDGTFAQQWMDEYHGGLKKYNEYKQQDAESLLETTGKELRKLMSWVNDDE comes from the coding sequence GTGGCCGAGCTGTTCTACGACGACGACGCCGACCTGTCCATCATCCAGGGCCGCAAGGTCGCGGTCATCGGCTACGGCAGCCAGGGCCACGCCCACGCGCTGTCGCTCCGTGACTCGGGTGTCGACGTCCGGGTCGGTCTGCACGAGGGCTCCAAGTCCAAGGCGAAGGCCGAGGAGCAGGGCCTGCGCGTGGTGACCCCGTCGGAGGCCGCCGCCGAGGCCGACGTCATCATGATCCTCGTCCCGGACCCGATCCAGGCCCAGGTGTACGAGGAGTCCATCAAGGACAATCTCAACGACGGCGACGCGCTGTTCTTCGGCCACGGCCTGAACATCCGCTTCGGCTTCATCAAGCCCCCGGCCGGCATCGACGTCTGCATGGTCGCCCCGAAGGGCCCGGGCCACCTGGTCCGCCGCCAGTACGAGGAGGGCCGCGGCGTTCCGTGTATCGCGGCCGTCGAGCAGGACGCGACCGGCAACGGCTTCCCACTGGCGCTCTCGTACGCCAAGGGCATCGGTGGCACGCGTGCGGGCGTCATCAAGACGACCTTCACCGAGGAGACCGAGACCGACCTGTTCGGTGAGCAGGCCGTTCTCTGCGGTGGTACGGCCGCGCTGGTCAAGGCCGGTTTCGAGACGCTGACCGAGGCCGGCTACCAGCCGGAGATCGCGTACTTCGAGTGCCTCCACGAGCTGAAGCTGATCGTGGACCTCATGTACGAGGGCGGCCTGGAGAAGATGCGCTGGTCGGTCTCCGAGACCGCCGAGTGGGGCGACTACATCACCGGTCCCCGCATCATCACGGACGCCACCAAGGCCGAGATGAAGAAGGTCCTGGGCGAGATCCAGGACGGTACGTTCGCCCAGCAGTGGATGGACGAGTACCACGGCGGTCTGAAGAAGTACAACGAGTACAAGCAGCAGGACGCCGAGTCTCTCCTGGAGACGACCGGCAAGGAGCTGCGCAAGCTCATGTCGTGGGTCAACGACGACGAGTGA
- the ilvN gene encoding acetolactate synthase small subunit, which produces MSKHTLSVLVENKPGVLARITALFSRRGFNIDSLAVGVTEHPDISRITIVVNVIEELPLEQVTKQLNKLVNVLKIVELEPSAAVQRELVLVKVRADNETRSQIVEIVQLFRAKTVDVSPEAVTIEATGGSEKLEAMLKMLEPFGIKELVQSGTIAIGRGARSITDRSLRALDRSA; this is translated from the coding sequence ATGTCCAAGCACACGCTCTCCGTCCTGGTGGAGAACAAGCCCGGTGTCCTCGCCCGGATCACGGCCCTGTTCTCCCGGCGCGGCTTCAACATCGACTCGCTCGCCGTCGGCGTCACCGAGCACCCCGACATCTCGCGCATCACGATCGTGGTGAACGTGATCGAGGAACTGCCGCTCGAACAGGTCACCAAGCAGCTCAACAAGCTCGTCAACGTCCTGAAGATCGTCGAGCTGGAGCCGTCGGCGGCCGTTCAGCGCGAACTCGTTCTGGTGAAGGTGCGCGCCGACAACGAGACGCGCTCCCAGATCGTCGAGATCGTCCAGCTGTTCCGCGCCAAGACCGTGGACGTCTCCCCGGAGGCCGTCACCATCGAGGCCACCGGCGGCAGCGAGAAGCTGGAGGCCATGCTCAAGATGCTGGAGCCGTTCGGCATCAAGGAGCTCGTCCAGTCCGGCACGATCGCCATCGGCCGCGGCGCCCGGTCGATCACCGACCGTTCGCTGCGCGCCCTCGACCGATCCGCGTAG
- a CDS encoding acetolactate synthase large subunit, with amino-acid sequence MPMTEQATGAHHPQPRPRSGGQQSAPEQVTGAQSLIRSLEEVGAETVFGIPGGAILPAYDPLMDSRRVRHVLVRHEQGAGHAATGYAQATGKVGVCMATSGPGATNLVTPIADAHMDSVPLVAITGQVASKAIGTDAFQEADIVGITMPITKHNFLVTKAEDIPRTIAEAFHIASTGRPGPVLVDIAKDALQARTTFQWPPAQDLPGYRPVTKPHAKQIREAARLITQAKRPVLYVGGGVLKAGATAELKVLAELTGAPVTTTLMALGAFPDSHELHVGMPGMHGAVTAVTALQKADLIVALGARFDDRVTGKLDSFAPYAKIVHADIDPAEIGKNRAADVPIVGDAREVLADLVQAVQKEHSEGHRGDYTAWWKDLNRWRETYPLGYDQPDNGSLSPQQVIERVGQLAPEGTIFAAGVGQHQMWAAHYIQYEKPATWLNSGGAGTMGYAVPAAMGAKAGAPDRTVWAIDGDGCFQMTNQELTTCALNNIPIKVAIINNGALGMVRQWQTLFYNQRYSNTVLHSGPDADGKQPSAGTRVPDFVKLSEAMGCYAIRCESADDLDKVIEEANSINDRPVVIDFIVHEDAMVWPMVAAGTSNDEILAARDVRPDFGDNEDD; translated from the coding sequence ATGCCGATGACCGAGCAGGCCACCGGGGCCCACCACCCGCAGCCGCGGCCCCGTTCCGGAGGACAGCAGTCCGCCCCCGAGCAGGTGACGGGAGCGCAGTCCCTCATCCGTTCTCTCGAGGAGGTCGGGGCCGAGACGGTATTCGGCATTCCCGGCGGTGCGATCCTTCCGGCCTACGACCCGCTGATGGACTCCCGGCGGGTGCGCCACGTGCTCGTCCGCCACGAGCAGGGCGCGGGCCACGCGGCCACCGGCTATGCGCAGGCCACCGGCAAGGTCGGCGTCTGCATGGCGACCAGCGGCCCCGGCGCCACCAACCTGGTGACGCCGATCGCCGACGCGCACATGGACTCGGTGCCGCTCGTGGCGATCACCGGCCAGGTCGCGTCCAAGGCGATCGGTACGGACGCCTTCCAGGAGGCGGACATCGTGGGCATCACGATGCCCATCACCAAGCACAACTTCCTCGTCACCAAGGCCGAGGACATCCCGCGGACGATCGCGGAGGCCTTCCACATCGCCTCCACCGGCCGCCCGGGCCCCGTCCTCGTCGACATCGCCAAGGACGCCCTTCAGGCGCGCACCACCTTCCAGTGGCCGCCCGCCCAGGACCTGCCCGGCTACCGCCCGGTGACCAAGCCGCACGCCAAGCAGATCCGCGAGGCCGCCCGGCTGATCACCCAGGCCAAGCGACCCGTCCTGTACGTCGGCGGCGGCGTCCTCAAGGCCGGTGCCACCGCCGAGCTGAAGGTCCTCGCAGAACTCACCGGAGCGCCCGTCACCACCACCCTGATGGCGCTCGGCGCATTCCCCGACAGTCACGAGCTGCACGTGGGAATGCCGGGCATGCACGGTGCGGTCACCGCCGTCACCGCGCTGCAGAAGGCCGACCTGATCGTCGCCCTCGGAGCCCGCTTCGACGACCGCGTCACCGGCAAGCTGGACAGCTTCGCCCCGTACGCGAAGATCGTCCACGCCGACATCGACCCGGCCGAGATCGGCAAGAACCGTGCCGCCGACGTGCCGATCGTCGGTGACGCCCGCGAGGTCCTCGCCGACCTGGTGCAGGCGGTGCAGAAGGAGCACAGCGAGGGACACCGGGGCGACTACACCGCCTGGTGGAAGGACCTCAACCGCTGGCGCGAGACGTACCCCCTGGGCTACGACCAGCCGGACAACGGCTCGCTCTCGCCCCAGCAGGTCATCGAGCGTGTCGGACAGCTCGCCCCCGAGGGCACGATCTTCGCGGCGGGCGTCGGCCAGCACCAGATGTGGGCCGCGCACTACATCCAGTACGAGAAGCCCGCGACCTGGCTGAACTCGGGCGGCGCCGGGACGATGGGCTACGCGGTCCCGGCCGCGATGGGTGCCAAGGCCGGCGCCCCGGACCGTACGGTCTGGGCGATCGACGGCGACGGCTGCTTCCAGATGACCAATCAGGAGCTCACCACCTGCGCCCTGAACAACATCCCGATCAAGGTCGCCATCATCAACAACGGCGCTCTCGGGATGGTCCGCCAGTGGCAGACCCTCTTCTACAACCAGCGGTACTCCAACACCGTGCTGCACTCCGGCCCCGACGCCGACGGCAAGCAGCCGAGCGCCGGCACCCGCGTCCCCGACTTCGTCAAGCTGTCGGAGGCCATGGGCTGCTACGCGATCCGCTGCGAGTCCGCGGACGACCTGGACAAGGTCATCGAAGAGGCGAACTCGATCAACGACCGGCCCGTCGTGATCGACTTCATCGTCCACGAGGACGCCATGGTGTGGCCGATGGTCGCCGCCGGCACCTCGAACGACGAGATCCTGGCCGCCCGGGACGTCCGCCCCGACTTCGGCGACAACGAAGACGACTGA
- a CDS encoding putative bifunctional diguanylate cyclase/phosphodiesterase — translation MSSPPALLARRPVPGGGVGVVPQLVLALVCAGYAVGSAFGWGSPRLALIMGDFGLSAAAATAAVSCFLCARTRRSRFRPAWLLFALSSAMAAAGNLVWGWYEVVLEAPVPSPSYADLFFLCFAPPAIVGLLVLAKRPVSTAGWVCLGLDAWLIGGSLLTLSWSLALAQAAKAEGPSVPHTALSLAYPLLDIALVSMVLALHFRRSAVNRSAVNTAIGALALTVMCDALFTSPLMHNDYRSGQLLDAGWFAGSLLLAYAPWVGQRRGHTEEEGHTRVVYGYVPGPQQGQAAHVPLQEGGHSRYPASRPISSSLAALTPYLAAAVCTLGILYNVLNGRSVDRVVLVTGGTVVLALVVRQGIMLLDNITLTQELAQKENHFRSLVQGSSDVIMIAAPNGILRYVSPAAAGVYGRPAEELVGSELASLIHPEDLGCVVHEVRRFLAASPGEEPTTRIECRFKFGDDGWLNVESTVNRHHGGLIFNSRDVTERVRLQAQLQHNAEHDPLTDLPNRALFTKRVGQALSGRRSSDRGTAVLFIDLDGFKAVNDTIGHQAGDELLVQAARRLQDAVRQSDTASRLGGDEFAALIVGDGGRDRTAREHQIFELADRLRVTLSQPYTIDGNDVRVAASIGVAFSEPGLGAGELLRNADLAMYRAKAAGKGRVELYAPQMQQDVVRKAQLATRLRAALHDGEFALLHQPVVSLDTGRITAVAAQARWRSAQGVLFTPAEFLRVAEDSDRTAELGRWMLEEAVEQAAERAATGLAVPVAVRMTARRLLDRSMPLGSVEALLTRHGLPSGALIVELAETDPKISLDELERRLNALRRLGVRIALDGFGNGYATITALRRLPVDVLKLDRGLVEGVVESARLHKITSGLLRIANDLGLQTVAAGVDLPEQVIALRSMGCTHGQGNAFSGPLDEYRLRRALAAGAYPVPHGPVEPIFVGGGSSGVYAGGSTSAYVAGVSSAAYGTGTALRSHDETPVPPT, via the coding sequence GTGAGCTCCCCGCCGGCGCTGCTCGCCCGTCGTCCGGTCCCCGGGGGCGGAGTGGGTGTCGTACCGCAACTCGTGCTGGCCCTGGTGTGCGCGGGATACGCCGTCGGTTCCGCGTTCGGCTGGGGATCACCACGACTCGCCCTGATCATGGGCGACTTCGGGCTGAGTGCGGCGGCCGCCACCGCGGCCGTCTCCTGCTTCCTCTGCGCCCGTACCCGTCGCAGTCGCTTTCGACCGGCATGGCTGCTCTTCGCGCTCTCCTCCGCCATGGCGGCGGCGGGCAACCTCGTCTGGGGCTGGTACGAGGTCGTACTGGAAGCCCCGGTGCCCAGCCCGAGCTACGCCGACCTGTTCTTCCTGTGCTTCGCGCCACCGGCCATCGTGGGACTGCTCGTGCTCGCCAAACGGCCGGTGAGCACGGCCGGCTGGGTCTGTCTGGGCCTGGACGCCTGGCTGATCGGCGGCTCGCTGCTCACGCTCTCCTGGAGCCTCGCGCTCGCCCAGGCGGCGAAGGCGGAGGGTCCGAGCGTCCCGCACACCGCGCTGTCGCTCGCGTATCCGCTGCTGGACATCGCTCTGGTGAGCATGGTGCTCGCACTGCACTTCAGGCGCTCGGCCGTGAACCGCTCCGCGGTGAACACCGCGATCGGCGCCCTGGCCCTGACGGTCATGTGCGACGCCCTGTTCACCTCACCCCTGATGCACAACGACTACCGCTCCGGGCAACTGCTCGACGCGGGCTGGTTCGCCGGATCACTACTGCTCGCGTACGCCCCCTGGGTGGGGCAACGACGCGGACACACGGAAGAAGAGGGGCACACGCGCGTGGTGTACGGCTACGTGCCCGGGCCCCAACAGGGACAAGCGGCACACGTGCCCCTCCAGGAAGGAGGTCACAGTCGGTATCCGGCCAGCCGGCCCATCAGCAGTTCACTGGCGGCACTCACTCCCTACCTGGCCGCCGCCGTCTGCACACTGGGCATCCTCTACAACGTGCTCAACGGCCGCAGCGTCGACCGCGTGGTGCTCGTCACCGGCGGCACGGTCGTGCTCGCCCTCGTCGTGCGCCAGGGCATCATGCTCCTCGACAACATCACCCTCACCCAGGAACTGGCCCAGAAGGAGAACCACTTCCGCTCCCTGGTGCAGGGTTCCAGCGACGTCATCATGATCGCCGCTCCGAACGGCATCCTCCGGTACGTCAGCCCGGCCGCGGCCGGGGTCTACGGACGGCCCGCCGAGGAACTCGTCGGTTCCGAGCTCGCCTCGCTGATCCACCCGGAGGACCTGGGCTGCGTGGTGCACGAGGTGCGCCGCTTCCTCGCGGCCAGCCCCGGCGAGGAACCCACCACGCGCATCGAGTGCCGCTTCAAGTTCGGCGACGACGGCTGGCTCAACGTCGAGTCGACCGTCAACCGTCACCACGGCGGCCTCATCTTCAACAGCCGGGACGTGACCGAACGGGTCCGCCTCCAGGCACAGCTGCAGCACAACGCCGAGCACGACCCGCTCACCGACCTGCCCAACCGCGCCCTGTTCACCAAGCGCGTCGGACAGGCGCTTTCCGGCCGCCGTTCCTCCGACCGCGGCACCGCCGTCCTCTTCATCGACCTCGACGGCTTCAAGGCCGTCAACGACACCATCGGACACCAGGCCGGCGACGAACTGCTCGTCCAGGCCGCCCGCAGACTCCAGGACGCCGTCCGGCAGAGCGACACCGCCTCCCGCCTCGGCGGCGACGAGTTCGCGGCCCTGATCGTCGGTGACGGCGGCCGCGACCGCACCGCGCGCGAGCACCAGATCTTCGAACTCGCCGACCGGCTGCGCGTGACCCTCTCGCAGCCGTACACCATCGACGGCAACGATGTCCGGGTCGCCGCCTCCATCGGTGTCGCCTTCTCCGAGCCCGGCCTCGGCGCGGGCGAGCTGCTGCGCAACGCCGACCTCGCGATGTACCGCGCGAAGGCCGCGGGCAAGGGCCGCGTCGAGCTGTACGCGCCACAGATGCAGCAGGACGTCGTACGGAAGGCCCAGCTCGCCACCCGGCTGCGGGCCGCCCTGCACGACGGCGAGTTCGCGCTGCTGCACCAGCCCGTGGTGTCCCTCGACACCGGACGGATCACGGCGGTCGCGGCCCAGGCGCGCTGGCGCTCGGCCCAGGGCGTGCTGTTCACCCCCGCCGAGTTCCTGCGCGTCGCCGAGGACAGCGACCGCACCGCCGAGCTGGGCCGCTGGATGCTGGAGGAGGCCGTCGAGCAGGCCGCCGAGCGTGCCGCCACGGGGCTCGCCGTGCCCGTCGCCGTCCGGATGACCGCCCGTCGGCTTCTCGACCGGTCCATGCCCCTGGGTTCCGTCGAGGCCCTGTTGACCCGGCACGGCCTGCCGTCCGGTGCCCTCATCGTCGAACTGGCCGAAACCGATCCCAAGATCTCCCTCGACGAGCTGGAGCGCCGCCTCAACGCACTCAGGCGGCTGGGCGTCCGGATCGCCCTGGACGGCTTCGGCAACGGCTACGCCACGATCACCGCACTGCGCCGCCTCCCCGTCGACGTACTGAAACTGGACCGCGGTCTGGTGGAAGGTGTCGTCGAGTCCGCCCGGCTCCACAAGATCACCAGCGGGCTGCTGCGTATCGCGAACGACCTGGGCCTGCAGACCGTGGCCGCCGGAGTGGACCTGCCCGAGCAGGTCATCGCCCTGCGCTCGATGGGCTGCACCCACGGACAGGGCAACGCGTTCTCCGGACCGCTGGACGAGTACCGACTGCGCCGCGCCCTCGCGGCCGGCGCCTACCCCGTGCCCCACGGCCCCGTCGAACCGATCTTCGTGGGAGGTGGCAGCAGCGGTGTCTACGCAGGTGGGAGTACGAGTGCGTACGTGGCCGGAGTGTCCTCGGCCGCGTACGGAACCGGTACGGCCCTCCGCTCACATGATGAGACTCCCGTCCCACCCACTTGA